From a region of the Gossypium raimondii isolate GPD5lz chromosome 10, ASM2569854v1, whole genome shotgun sequence genome:
- the LOC105777495 gene encoding glutathione reductase, chloroplastic, whose amino-acid sequence MARKMLVDGDLNQTNNEGAEYDFDLFVIGAGSGGVRAARFSANYGAKVGICELPFHPISSEVIGGVGGTCVIRGCVPKKILVYGATFGGEIEDARNYGWEVNEKLDFNWKKLLQKKTDEINRLNGIYKRLLSNASVKLLEGEGKIVGPNKVEVTQPDGTKLSYSAKHILIATGSRAHRPPIPGQELAITSDEALSLDDLPKRAVVFGGGYIAVEFASIWRGLGATVDLFYRKELPLRGFDDEMRAVVARNLEGRGIKLHPQTNLMELVKTDNGIKVITDHGGELIADVVLFATGRLPNTKRLNLEAVGVEIDKTGAVKVDEYSRTNIPSIWAVGDVTNRMNLTPVALMEGTCFATTVFGGESSKPDYRNIPCAVFSIPPLSIVGLSEEEAIEQVNGDVLVFTSTFNPMKNTVSGRQEKTIMKLVVDAETDKVLGASMCGPDAPEIMQGIAVALKCGATKAQFDSTVGIHPSAAEEFVTMRSVSRRVTARGKAKTNL is encoded by the exons ATGGCAAGGAAGATGTTGGTTGATGGAGACTTAAACCAAACGAATAACGAGGGAGCTGAATATGATTTCGACTTGTTTGTCATAGGTGCTGGAAGCGGTGGTGTTCGCGCTGCCAGGTTCTCCGCTAACTATGGAGCAAAG GTTGGGATTTGTGAGCTCCCATTTCATCCAATCAGCTCAGAAGTCATTGGAGGGGTTGGTGGAAC GTGTGTTATTCGTGGCTGTGTTCCCAAAAAGATTTTGGTCTATGGAGCCACGTTTGGAGGTGAAATTGAG GATGCTCGAAATTATGGATGGGAGGTGAATGAGAAACTTGATTTCAATTGGAAAAAGCTTCTACAGAAAAAG ACTGATGAAATAAACAGGCTAAATGGAATTTACAAACGGTTATTGTCTAATGCTAGCGTTAAATTGTTGGAAGGGGAGGGAAAGATTGTAGGCCCGAATAAAGTTGAGGTGACGCAACCAGATGGCACTAAATTGTCCTATTCAGCGAAGCATATACTGATTGCAACTGGCAGCAGGGCACATCGTCCTCCCATTCCTGGGCAG gAGTTGGCCATAACTTCTGATGAAGCGTTGAGTTTGGATGACTTACCTAAGCGTGCAGTTGTATTTGGAGGAGG GTACATTGCTGTTGAGTTTGCATCAATATGGCGAGGCTTGGGTGCTACTGTGGATCTCTTTTACCGAAAGGAACTTCCTTTGAG aggatttgatgatgaaatgAGGGCAGTGGTTGCAAGAAATCTAGAAGGAAGGGGAATAAAGTTGCACCCACAGACAAATTTGATGGAG TTGGTTAAAACAGATAATGGCATAAAAGTTATTACAGATCATGGTGGTGAGTTAATAGCAGATGTTGTACTATTTGCCACAG GCAGGTTACCAAATACAAAAAGGTTGAATTTGGAAGCTGTAGGTgttgaaattgataaaacaGGAGCTGTGaag GTGGATGAGTACTCGCGCACTAATATTCCCAGTATATGGGCTGTTGGTGATGTTACAAATCGAATGAACTTGACTCCAGTGGCCTTAATGGAGGGAACTTGTTTTGCC ACAACTGTTTTTGGTGGCGAATCTAGCAAACCAGACTACAGAAATATACCTTGTGCTGTGTTTAG CATACCACCACTTTCAATTGTTGGTCTCAGTGAAGAGGAGGCAATTGAGCAAGTAAATGGTGATGTTCTGGTTTTCACATCAACCTTCAACCCAATGAAGAATACTGTATCCGG ACGGCAAGAAAAGACAATAATGAAGTTAGTTGTTGACGCGGAAACTGATAAAGTACTTGGGGCATCTATGTGTGGGCCAGATGCACCTGAAATTATGCAG GGCATTGCTGTTGCTCTAAAGTGTGGAGCGACTAAGGCACAATTTGACAGCACC GTCGGCATACATCCTTCCGCTGCTGAGGAGTTTGTAACAATGCGCTCTGTTTCACGGAGGGTGACTGCCCGGGGAAAAGCGAAGACAAATCTGTAG